The following are from one region of the Flavobacteriaceae bacterium UJ101 genome:
- the SGSH gene encoding N-sulfoglucosamine sulfohydrolase (Belongs to the sulfatase family.; KEGG: gag:Glaag_1823 N-sulfoglucosamine sulfohydrolase), translating to MKTKIITLFLFLAFSLFGQDQPNIIILLVDDAGYADWGYQGSKTVQSPNVDKLVSDGMNFTQGYVTNSVCAPSRAGILTGQYQNRSGFEYNIVKYSPAPSYNQEDVGLEVGIPTIADRLSELGYYTGAFGKWHLGEDVSKYHPKKRGFDYFYGLLGGSRSYNKRETSSDKKLMRNYTYDEPKGDFYLTDLLTDDFLEFTKKSKEKDKPFFAYMAYTAPHGPFEAKEIDKKPFENLGLSTKKLKYHAMIYNFDKNVGRIVDYLKEENMYENTLFVFLSDNGGKTIVSNNGIFRGGKSSQYEGGIRVPFAMTWPAKINANSKYDDQIISLDIAPTLIEAAGGTVQECQELDGVSLLPIAENPNLKAHDELYWRKLDQWEIVSDGTNKIIINNNDWGDSDNDTIMVDLNNNAQEDLEKNIYNENPNIAARLVNLHKSWKEELDLPHWIGDNVLQKICSDASSAKTCYKLKNRYANFTKPVIETPECVDPIIYYVSTSSGNDSNNGTSSDSPWKTLERVNTATLNPGDQILFKSGDTFSGQLNVDHSGTKGKPIKFGKYGTGDKPIIDGANAPGGAYLAAIYVNNHEYIEFDGLHITNDRKISRTGVSNKEGYGILIHNDGDQIMHHFRFNNLHVEGVYPISTAGQEHDDLKSAGIYVKTEANEAGKEKHIKDVIVENSYFTDTQKFGFWSQHKGGSGDEIMVRNMDFVLRNNHFYKTGGSGITPGKTYNVLVEHNIFDYPGSNMDSRMAKRGSGAWFFNCRNVIAQHNISRHARGDGDTYGIHIDMKNKYVIVQYNYSEDSEGGFVEVLGDNEYATYRYNISVNDALRTKKGNTLWVSPYSFSSGNTRSDKVYIYNNSVYLNKNTTGGNMKPGLYFESKNVYVYNNAFFADGNSSMGIKEYVVKTDSGTDVYVDHNLFQGNIKANFISRDKNAVRGNPLYATPGSFEAEGYKLLEGSPALNAGKSFTEPPFPMAGQGIFKDITAKATKDYFGNPVDLTSSTHIGAYNGTPLPNTNPTSNIYEAENATLSGNVNILNCNQASEGKMASGSNNGESNHVNFANVTVNETGKYNLVISYMATSNRNLSYKINNGATQTISVNASGSWCYQGGAPANKTIEINLNTGVNSIKFFNSPIIDKIEIVPAIKTSYEAEEAQLAGTAAIGNCNTSSNNQLVKSILNGSNNSVTFNNVQTTEAGAYTIKVHYFSNNTRTFTIETNGVAVNHSVPRSGNWCYQGGSPSSKTFTINLNKGSNTIKIYNIHSLDRIEINKANSSSRIVDTITPSVKEELTPESKMVIYPNIVNRGEFINLKNVKSSSIVTIYNSSGQLVYKANNQTRNHQKIPTSRLRSGIYFIKIIDGKQTLNSKIIIK from the coding sequence ATGAAAACAAAAATAATAACACTATTTCTATTTTTAGCTTTTTCATTATTCGGCCAAGATCAACCTAATATCATTATATTATTAGTAGATGACGCAGGATATGCCGATTGGGGTTACCAAGGATCAAAAACAGTTCAATCACCTAATGTAGATAAATTAGTATCAGATGGTATGAACTTCACACAAGGTTATGTAACAAATTCCGTTTGTGCACCTTCTAGAGCCGGGATATTAACAGGTCAATATCAAAATAGATCTGGTTTTGAATATAATATTGTAAAATATTCTCCTGCTCCATCATATAATCAAGAAGATGTGGGGTTAGAAGTAGGAATACCTACTATTGCTGATCGTCTTAGCGAGTTAGGATATTACACAGGTGCTTTTGGTAAATGGCACTTGGGTGAAGATGTAAGTAAATATCACCCTAAAAAAAGAGGTTTTGACTATTTTTATGGTTTATTAGGTGGTTCAAGATCGTATAATAAACGAGAAACCTCTTCTGATAAAAAATTAATGAGAAATTACACCTATGATGAACCAAAAGGTGATTTTTATCTTACTGATCTTTTAACTGATGATTTTCTTGAATTCACTAAAAAATCAAAAGAAAAAGACAAACCTTTCTTTGCTTATATGGCTTACACTGCACCTCATGGCCCTTTTGAAGCAAAAGAAATTGATAAAAAACCTTTTGAAAATCTTGGCTTATCCACTAAAAAATTAAAATACCACGCAATGATCTACAACTTCGATAAAAATGTAGGAAGAATTGTAGATTATCTTAAAGAAGAAAACATGTATGAAAACACTTTATTTGTGTTTTTAAGTGATAATGGAGGTAAAACTATCGTTTCTAACAACGGTATTTTTAGAGGAGGAAAATCTAGTCAATATGAAGGAGGAATTCGTGTCCCTTTTGCAATGACTTGGCCTGCCAAAATTAATGCTAATTCAAAATATGATGATCAAATTATTTCACTTGACATAGCACCTACTTTAATTGAAGCTGCAGGTGGAACGGTTCAAGAATGTCAAGAGCTTGATGGTGTGAGTTTATTACCTATTGCTGAAAATCCTAATTTAAAAGCTCATGATGAGTTATATTGGAGAAAATTAGATCAATGGGAAATTGTTTCAGATGGAACTAATAAAATTATTATAAATAATAATGATTGGGGAGATAGTGATAATGATACCATTATGGTAGATTTAAACAATAACGCTCAAGAAGACCTAGAAAAAAATATTTATAATGAAAACCCTAACATTGCTGCACGTTTAGTCAATCTTCATAAATCTTGGAAAGAAGAGCTAGATCTTCCTCATTGGATTGGAGACAATGTTTTACAAAAAATTTGTTCAGATGCCTCATCTGCAAAAACTTGTTATAAACTTAAGAATCGTTATGCTAACTTCACAAAACCAGTAATTGAAACACCTGAATGTGTTGATCCTATTATCTATTATGTGAGTACTTCTTCTGGAAATGATAGTAATAATGGAACATCAAGTGACTCTCCCTGGAAAACACTAGAAAGAGTTAACACAGCTACTTTAAATCCAGGAGATCAGATTCTTTTTAAATCAGGCGATACTTTCTCAGGGCAATTAAATGTAGATCACTCAGGAACTAAAGGGAAACCTATTAAATTTGGAAAATATGGTACAGGAGATAAACCTATTATAGATGGAGCTAATGCACCTGGAGGAGCTTATTTAGCTGCTATTTATGTAAACAATCATGAATATATAGAGTTTGATGGATTACATATCACAAATGATCGTAAAATATCAAGAACTGGTGTTAGCAATAAAGAAGGTTATGGTATTTTAATTCATAATGATGGAGATCAAATTATGCATCACTTTAGATTCAATAATTTACATGTAGAAGGAGTTTATCCTATCAGTACTGCAGGACAGGAACATGATGATTTGAAATCAGCCGGTATCTATGTTAAAACAGAAGCTAATGAAGCTGGTAAAGAAAAACATATCAAAGATGTTATTGTTGAAAACAGTTATTTTACCGATACTCAAAAATTTGGCTTTTGGTCTCAACATAAAGGTGGCTCAGGAGATGAAATCATGGTTCGCAACATGGATTTTGTGTTACGAAACAATCATTTCTATAAAACAGGAGGATCAGGAATCACTCCAGGAAAAACTTATAACGTATTAGTAGAACATAATATTTTTGATTACCCTGGATCTAACATGGATTCAAGGATGGCGAAACGAGGAAGTGGAGCTTGGTTTTTCAATTGTCGAAATGTAATTGCTCAACACAATATTTCACGACATGCTCGAGGTGATGGAGATACTTATGGAATTCATATTGACATGAAAAACAAATATGTAATCGTACAATACAATTACAGCGAAGATAGTGAAGGAGGATTCGTTGAAGTTTTAGGAGATAATGAATACGCTACTTACCGCTACAACATTAGTGTCAATGATGCACTTAGAACAAAAAAAGGAAATACATTGTGGGTTTCTCCATATTCTTTCTCTTCAGGAAACACACGATCTGACAAAGTTTATATTTATAACAACTCTGTTTATTTAAACAAAAATACAACTGGAGGAAATATGAAACCTGGTCTTTACTTTGAGAGTAAGAATGTATACGTCTATAATAATGCCTTCTTTGCTGATGGAAACTCTTCCATGGGGATTAAAGAATATGTTGTAAAGACAGATTCGGGTACTGATGTTTACGTTGATCATAATTTATTCCAAGGTAATATAAAAGCAAACTTTATATCAAGAGATAAAAATGCAGTTCGAGGAAATCCTTTATATGCTACTCCAGGTTCTTTTGAAGCTGAGGGATACAAATTACTTGAAGGAAGTCCTGCATTAAACGCTGGGAAATCTTTTACTGAACCACCATTTCCTATGGCTGGACAAGGAATTTTCAAAGATATTACAGCAAAAGCAACTAAAGACTATTTTGGAAATCCTGTAGATTTAACAAGTTCTACTCATATTGGAGCATATAATGGAACTCCATTACCCAATACTAACCCTACTTCAAATATATACGAAGCTGAAAATGCAACGCTTTCAGGAAATGTCAATATACTTAATTGTAATCAAGCATCTGAAGGTAAAATGGCTTCAGGCTCTAATAATGGTGAAAGTAATCATGTTAACTTTGCTAATGTTACAGTTAATGAAACAGGAAAGTATAATCTTGTAATTAGTTATATGGCTACTTCTAATAGAAATCTTTCTTATAAGATTAACAACGGAGCAACACAAACTATTTCTGTAAATGCATCAGGTAGCTGGTGTTATCAAGGAGGAGCCCCAGCTAATAAAACTATTGAGATTAATTTAAATACAGGAGTAAATTCTATTAAATTCTTCAATTCACCTATAATTGATAAAATTGAAATAGTTCCAGCAATTAAAACAAGTTACGAAGCAGAAGAAGCTCAGTTAGCAGGAACTGCTGCAATTGGAAACTGTAATACTTCTTCCAATAATCAATTGGTAAAATCAATTTTAAACGGAAGTAATAATTCAGTTACCTTTAACAATGTTCAGACGACAGAAGCAGGTGCTTATACAATTAAAGTACATTACTTCTCAAACAATACTCGAACTTTCACTATTGAAACAAATGGTGTTGCAGTAAATCATTCTGTACCTAGAAGTGGAAACTGGTGCTACCAAGGAGGATCACCTAGCTCTAAAACGTTTACTATAAATTTAAACAAAGGTTCAAATACCATTAAAATCTATAATATTCATTCTTTAGATAGAATAGAGATCAACAAAGCAAATTCTTCTAGCAGAATAGTTGATACAATAACACCTTCTGTGAAAGAGGAATTAACACCTGAGTCCAAAATGGTTATTTATCCAAATATTGTTAATAGAGGAGAGTTTATTAACCTTAAAAACGTTAAATCATCTTCTATTGTTACAATTTATAACTCAAGTGGACAATTAGTTTATAAAGCAAATAACCAAACTCGTAATCATCAAAAAATTCCAACTAGTAGATTACGTTCTGGTATTTATTTTATAAAAATAATAGATGGAAAACAAACACTTAACTCTAAAATCATCATTAAGTAA
- a CDS encoding N-sulfoglucosamine sulfohydrolase (Required for the lysosomal degradation of heparan sulfate and dermatan sulfate. Belongs to the sulfatase family.; KEGG: aqu:100638186 N-sulfoglucosamine sulfohydrolase), which produces MKTKLLLLLFSISSLFLKSQEKPNILFIIADDLGKYLPMYGDRQAQAPTIEKIGENGLIFDRAYSNFPVCGPSRASMLTGLYPETIFNETGKGYNNNDLKTHELADKILKQIVPDGKTLMNYLKTEGNYYVLGGGKIYHSAEKSQTNDYSKMINTSKLPAYSKNKKNKVIVEDHHYTEDYEHRDGYLANNLEKKIREYANGIIGDGKPLFMTMGLQKPHGPYAAPTHYFNDFPIDRTHINVTSFFDQPNDVLSTYTLSPAENILKNYKDVALNSENYVDIALGQRFSNLKPELQKKIVHGYYTCISFIDQQIKKVVDVLKEKGLYDNTIIIITSDHGYKLGHYDRLGKYSTHETDTSVPLIISGPGITSNTRTSSIAQLIDLFPTLCDLTSTPIPDWIQGTSLKPILSDPTQKVNQYSYTVVNKGGSWLGKSIINDEGIRYTKYVNKLTGDYIDPPGKSLSQELYDYSNEVYTADNKILDNEYAPFITNLSEAINSFFTTGNYAKVVKQNFVYEAEDAEISGKTAIVNCNTSSNQKHVKSITSGNNHAVTFNNIMIDEAGTYNMNLHYFSNSSRTFSTLINGNTSNYSIPKSGKWCYQGGTPAVKTISINLNRGMNTIKIYNIHSLDKIELDKVTISAKKVPLPISTTIQNQLPSKPQIAIYPNIVNKGEFIKLKNVTKFSIITLYNSNGQLVYKNTLKNSSSEEIPTSKLQAGLYFVKIINNKQIFNSKIMIK; this is translated from the coding sequence ATGAAAACAAAACTTTTACTACTACTATTTTCTATCTCTTCCCTATTTTTAAAAAGTCAAGAAAAACCCAATATACTATTTATTATTGCTGATGATTTAGGAAAATATTTACCTATGTATGGTGACAGACAAGCACAAGCACCTACAATAGAAAAAATAGGAGAAAATGGATTGATTTTCGATCGTGCTTACAGCAATTTCCCTGTTTGTGGCCCATCAAGAGCCAGTATGCTTACAGGACTCTACCCAGAAACTATTTTTAATGAAACAGGAAAAGGTTATAATAATAATGACTTAAAAACTCATGAATTAGCAGACAAAATTTTAAAACAAATAGTTCCTGATGGAAAAACCTTAATGAATTATTTAAAAACAGAAGGAAACTATTATGTTCTTGGAGGAGGAAAAATCTATCATAGTGCAGAAAAATCACAAACCAACGATTATTCTAAAATGATCAACACCAGTAAACTCCCCGCTTATTCAAAAAATAAAAAAAATAAGGTAATTGTAGAAGATCACCATTACACTGAAGATTATGAACACCGAGATGGTTATTTAGCTAATAATTTAGAAAAAAAAATACGTGAATATGCCAATGGAATAATAGGTGATGGAAAACCTTTATTTATGACGATGGGATTACAAAAACCTCATGGTCCTTACGCTGCTCCCACTCATTATTTTAATGATTTTCCAATCGATAGAACGCATATAAATGTAACCTCTTTTTTCGATCAACCTAATGACGTACTTTCAACATATACATTATCACCAGCTGAAAATATTTTAAAAAATTATAAAGATGTTGCTTTAAATAGTGAAAATTATGTTGATATAGCTCTTGGGCAACGTTTTTCTAACCTAAAGCCTGAATTACAGAAAAAAATTGTTCATGGATATTATACCTGTATCAGCTTTATTGATCAACAAATAAAAAAAGTTGTAGATGTTTTAAAAGAAAAAGGATTATATGACAATACAATCATTATCATTACTTCTGATCACGGATATAAACTGGGACATTATGATCGATTAGGTAAATACAGTACACATGAAACAGATACTTCCGTTCCTCTTATTATTTCTGGACCTGGAATTACATCCAATACAAGAACCTCTTCAATTGCTCAACTTATTGATCTGTTCCCTACTCTTTGCGACCTTACCTCTACTCCAATTCCTGATTGGATTCAAGGAACTAGCTTAAAACCTATATTATCAGATCCAACTCAAAAAGTAAATCAATATAGTTATACCGTTGTGAATAAAGGAGGTAGTTGGCTAGGAAAAAGTATAATCAATGATGAAGGAATACGTTACACAAAATATGTAAATAAATTAACAGGTGATTATATAGACCCTCCCGGAAAATCACTTTCTCAAGAATTATATGATTATTCTAATGAAGTATATACCGCTGATAATAAAATATTAGATAACGAATACGCTCCTTTTATAACTAATTTATCTGAAGCAATCAACTCCTTCTTTACAACAGGAAATTATGCTAAAGTTGTAAAACAAAATTTTGTATACGAAGCTGAAGATGCTGAAATATCTGGTAAAACGGCTATAGTGAATTGTAATACCTCTTCAAATCAAAAGCATGTAAAATCAATTACGAGCGGTAATAATCATGCCGTTACTTTTAATAATATTATGATAGACGAAGCGGGAACATACAATATGAACCTTCATTATTTTTCTAATAGCTCTAGAACATTTAGTACACTTATTAATGGAAACACATCAAATTATTCGATTCCAAAAAGTGGCAAATGGTGCTATCAAGGAGGAACTCCTGCTGTAAAAACCATTAGTATCAATTTAAATCGAGGTATGAATACAATTAAAATCTACAATATTCATTCTTTAGATAAAATTGAACTTGACAAAGTAACTATTTCAGCAAAAAAAGTACCCTTACCGATAAGCACTACTATTCAAAATCAATTACCATCAAAACCCCAAATAGCAATCTATCCAAATATTGTTAACAAAGGAGAATTCATCAAACTTAAAAATGTAACCAAATTCTCCATTATTACCCTATATAATTCTAATGGGCAATTAGTATACAAAAACACATTAAAAAATAGTTCTTCTGAAGAAATACCAACAAGTAAATTACAGGCTGGCTTGTATTTCGTAAAAATTATAAACAACAAACAAATTTTCAACTCTAAAATAATGATTAAATAA
- a CDS encoding tonB-dependent receptor SusC (Mediates transport of starch oligosaccharides from the surface of the outer membrane to the periplasm for subsequent degradation; Belongs to the TonB-dependent receptor family.): MLILNHEKLYLKRMIGLILVLFISIIGTTNLYGQEQNKITIKGVAQDSSGEALPEVLIYEKNNPDNEVFSDIDGNYSIQANPNSTLVFEFVGLDTQEIDVNGQTNLNATLGTAQTNDINEVIVVGFGTTTKANVTGAVSQIKIDEVSQPVSNPTQLLYGQASGVNLVQNSGEPGSNSTINIRGAGIGSTPPLIVVDGMIVDSFDEVSPSDIETFTILKDAASASIYGSQAANGVILITTKSGKTGSMKININSSTGYTTPTTLPDMLRSTDYMNAMNEREIYGFGQDPNSIYSEEVIQAYQNGSLDKNYYGDTEWLDELFGTGAFSDQYLSIRGGSEKSRYLFSARYNKQEGTLKHNSELDSYQVRAKMEFDMTDWLTLGTNITGNQRESISPRQSIEDIVRTAMQANPLRPVYYTNGDYNAVGATGVDALNSLEDPSLSPVYRSIDGRIERDRFRLNSQFYLKVKLLEGLTYEPTFNYKYSNTNVQRLTPTYTLYDGPDRANIALQRTENTLFRNAILQKDFQIDNLLRYKRNLGENHKIGGFIGHQLIVEHDEGTFNTTVENLPSDGLSGLGNGSLPITTGQADSEFRMQSFFGRLEYSFKNKYLFEANMRVDEASVFPESDRQAFFPSFSAGWKISEESFMNQFKNLNLLKLRGSWGQLGNTNNLRQISEAPYLQTYNITDGYILGDDVLNTGITPGRLAEDLTWETSESLDFGIDLRMWNALSITADWYKRDTYDIIQLDNTPDLAGTLPAFINSGDVRNTGFEFAIDYNNNHNAFKYNIGVNFNINENEITSLPEGDYFTVDTSTLRIINQVGQPVGSYYGYIFDGIYQSQEEIDNDPAAYNGALPGWKKYRDISGPDGTPDGVIDENDRTIIGDSQPDFTYGINAGASFKGFDFMVTFNGVQGVDRLRPQNGYDTVQGNLTTDWLDRWSPTNPSNELPVIGSERTNFSSWNIVDGSYLRLKVAEFGYTLPSSLTDKWSIDKLRFFVSGTNLLTFTNFTDGFDPEKFGNNWRNENYPLNKTFVMGLNLQF, translated from the coding sequence ATGTTAATATTAAACCATGAGAAGTTATATCTCAAAAGGATGATAGGACTTATTTTGGTCTTGTTTATTAGTATTATCGGAACTACTAACTTATACGGACAAGAACAAAACAAAATTACGATTAAAGGAGTCGCCCAAGACAGTTCGGGAGAAGCACTTCCTGAAGTTTTAATTTATGAAAAAAATAATCCTGACAATGAAGTTTTCTCCGATATTGACGGGAACTATTCTATTCAAGCTAATCCAAACTCAACTTTAGTATTTGAATTTGTAGGCTTAGATACTCAAGAAATTGATGTAAATGGACAAACAAATCTAAATGCAACATTAGGAACAGCACAAACAAACGATATAAACGAAGTTATTGTGGTGGGATTTGGAACAACTACAAAAGCAAATGTAACAGGTGCTGTTTCACAAATTAAAATTGATGAAGTTTCACAGCCTGTATCCAATCCTACTCAATTATTATATGGGCAAGCATCAGGGGTAAACTTAGTTCAAAATAGTGGTGAACCAGGTAGTAACTCAACTATTAATATTCGTGGGGCAGGAATTGGAAGTACTCCTCCTCTCATTGTGGTAGATGGTATGATTGTCGATTCATTTGATGAAGTTTCACCTTCTGACATAGAAACCTTTACTATTTTAAAAGATGCTGCTTCAGCTTCTATTTATGGATCTCAAGCTGCAAATGGTGTAATACTTATTACAACTAAATCAGGTAAAACAGGTTCCATGAAAATTAACATAAATAGTTCTACTGGGTATACCACACCTACAACATTACCCGATATGTTAAGAAGCACAGATTATATGAATGCCATGAACGAACGTGAAATTTACGGTTTCGGGCAAGACCCTAATTCTATATACAGTGAAGAAGTTATACAAGCTTACCAAAATGGATCATTAGATAAAAATTATTATGGAGATACTGAATGGTTAGATGAATTATTCGGAACAGGTGCTTTTTCAGATCAATATTTATCAATTAGAGGAGGCAGTGAAAAAAGCAGGTATTTATTCTCCGCTCGATATAATAAACAAGAAGGGACACTAAAACATAATTCCGAACTGGATTCTTATCAAGTAAGAGCCAAGATGGAATTTGATATGACCGATTGGTTAACTCTAGGAACCAATATTACAGGAAATCAACGAGAAAGTATTTCTCCTAGACAAAGTATTGAAGATATCGTTCGAACTGCTATGCAAGCTAACCCATTACGTCCTGTTTATTATACAAATGGTGATTACAATGCAGTAGGAGCAACAGGCGTAGATGCTTTAAATTCTTTAGAAGATCCATCTTTAAGTCCTGTATACCGTTCTATTGACGGAAGAATTGAACGTGATCGTTTCCGATTAAACTCTCAATTTTATTTAAAAGTCAAATTATTAGAAGGCTTAACCTATGAACCTACCTTTAATTATAAATACAGTAATACAAATGTTCAACGTTTAACACCTACTTATACGTTATATGATGGTCCTGACAGAGCAAATATTGCTTTGCAAAGAACTGAAAACACATTATTTAGAAATGCAATTCTTCAAAAGGACTTCCAAATTGATAACTTATTACGTTATAAAAGAAACTTAGGAGAAAACCATAAAATAGGTGGTTTTATAGGACATCAATTGATTGTTGAACATGATGAAGGAACATTCAATACTACTGTTGAAAATCTACCAAGTGATGGATTATCTGGCTTAGGAAATGGATCATTACCTATAACAACTGGGCAAGCAGATTCTGAATTTAGAATGCAATCTTTTTTTGGTCGTTTGGAATATTCCTTCAAAAACAAATACTTATTTGAAGCTAATATGAGAGTTGACGAAGCTTCTGTTTTTCCAGAATCAGATCGTCAAGCCTTCTTCCCTTCTTTTTCTGCAGGATGGAAAATCTCTGAAGAATCTTTCATGAATCAATTTAAAAACCTTAATCTATTAAAATTAAGAGGTAGTTGGGGACAATTAGGAAACACGAATAATTTAAGACAAATCTCAGAAGCACCTTATTTACAGACTTATAATATTACTGACGGTTATATCTTAGGAGATGATGTACTAAATACAGGTATTACACCAGGACGTCTAGCTGAAGATTTAACTTGGGAAACTTCTGAAAGTTTGGATTTTGGTATTGATTTAAGAATGTGGAATGCCCTATCTATAACTGCTGATTGGTATAAGCGTGATACATATGACATTATTCAATTAGATAATACTCCTGATTTAGCAGGAACATTACCAGCCTTTATCAACTCTGGAGATGTACGCAACACAGGATTTGAATTTGCTATCGATTATAACAATAATCATAATGCTTTTAAATATAACATAGGAGTTAATTTTAATATTAATGAGAATGAAATCACTTCACTTCCTGAAGGAGACTATTTTACCGTTGACACCAGCACCCTTCGTATTATTAATCAAGTAGGACAACCTGTTGGATCATATTACGGGTATATTTTCGATGGAATCTATCAATCACAAGAAGAAATTGACAATGATCCTGCGGCTTATAACGGAGCTTTACCAGGATGGAAAAAATATAGAGATATTAGTGGCCCAGACGGAACTCCCGATGGTGTAATTGATGAAAATGACCGAACCATTATTGGAGATTCACAACCTGATTTCACTTACGGAATTAATGCAGGAGCTAGCTTCAAAGGATTTGATTTCATGGTTACATTTAATGGTGTTCAAGGTGTTGATCGATTAAGACCTCAAAATGGTTATGATACTGTTCAAGGGAACCTAACTACCGATTGGTTAGATCGTTGGTCTCCAACAAACCCTAGTAACGAATTACCTGTAATTGGTAGTGAAAGAACCAATTTTTCCTCTTGGAATATTGTGGATGGATCTTACTTAAGATTAAAAGTTGCTGAATTTGGTTATACCTTACCTAGTTCTTTAACAGATAAATGGAGTATTGATAAATTAAGGTTCTTTGTTAGTGGTACAAACCTACTAACTTTCACCAATTTCACAGATGGTTTTGACCCTGAAAAATTTGGTAACAATTGGCGTAATGAAAACTATCCATTAAACAAAACTTTTGTAATGGGGTTAAATCTTCAATTTTAA